In the genome of Chryseobacterium arthrosphaerae, one region contains:
- a CDS encoding 2-hydroxyacid dehydrogenase, producing the protein MIMKVFINKKIPETGTDMLKEAGLQIVWPDHENLSYEEWLNYCKNADAIVSIGAEFKYDHSFFEACPDIKAIALYSVGFDHVDIKEATHRGIPVGNTPDVLSKATSDVAFLLMQSVARRASYNFRKVKEGHWGAFDPLHALGQELYGKTLGIFGLGRIGYEMAEKSKKAFGMDIIYHNRHQNVQAEKELDAKYVSFDQLIERSDVLSVHASFTPEQEGLFNDSVFKRMKANAIFINTARGGFHRQTDLYDALADGQIWGAGLDVTNPEPMSADDPILELSNVCVLPHIGSATVEARNGMARLAAGNIIAFSKGEKMPYCANPEVYSGQ; encoded by the coding sequence ATGATAATGAAAGTTTTTATCAATAAAAAAATACCTGAAACAGGAACAGATATGCTGAAAGAAGCCGGATTACAGATCGTATGGCCGGACCACGAGAACCTTTCATATGAAGAATGGCTGAATTACTGTAAAAATGCAGACGCCATTGTAAGCATTGGAGCTGAATTTAAATACGACCACAGTTTTTTCGAGGCATGTCCGGATATTAAAGCCATAGCTCTGTATTCCGTAGGTTTTGATCATGTGGATATTAAGGAGGCAACTCACAGAGGAATTCCGGTTGGCAATACCCCTGATGTCCTGAGCAAGGCTACTTCCGACGTAGCTTTTCTGTTGATGCAGTCGGTCGCAAGAAGAGCCAGCTATAATTTCCGTAAAGTAAAAGAAGGTCATTGGGGAGCTTTTGATCCCTTACATGCCTTGGGCCAGGAACTTTATGGGAAGACGCTGGGAATTTTCGGATTAGGACGTATTGGCTATGAAATGGCTGAAAAATCAAAGAAAGCTTTTGGTATGGATATCATCTATCATAACCGTCATCAGAATGTACAGGCAGAAAAAGAGCTGGATGCAAAGTATGTCTCTTTTGATCAATTAATTGAGCGTTCCGACGTATTGAGTGTTCATGCCAGCTTTACCCCTGAACAGGAAGGGCTGTTCAATGATTCTGTATTTAAAAGAATGAAAGCCAATGCCATTTTTATCAATACGGCAAGAGGAGGATTTCACCGGCAGACCGATCTTTATGATGCACTGGCAGACGGGCAGATTTGGGGTGCAGGTCTTGATGTAACCAACCCGGAGCCTATGTCTGCAGATGATCCTATTCTGGAGCTTTCAAATGTATGTGTTCTGCCTCATATTGGCTCTGCTACTGTGGAAGCAAGAAATGGGATGGCAAGACTCGCAGCCGGCAATATCATTGCTTTTTCAAAAGGAGAAAAAATGCCGTATTGTGCTAATCCTGAAGTTTATTCCGGGCAGTGA
- a CDS encoding prevent-host-death protein, with amino-acid sequence MDTNRFKASHDFSNLQKNLHNNPGYSVESYSQQVKDYIQDMKSKNQEATKQGFMSHAQKSAKEVWDEIQEMASEAWEKNKHDSDEKK; translated from the coding sequence ATGGATACGAACAGATTCAAGGCATCACACGATTTTAGTAATCTTCAGAAGAACCTGCACAATAATCCGGGTTATAGTGTAGAAAGCTATTCCCAACAGGTGAAAGATTACATTCAGGACATGAAAAGTAAGAATCAGGAGGCAACAAAACAGGGGTTTATGAGCCATGCACAGAAATCTGCAAAAGAGGTCTGGGATGAAATTCAGGAGATGGCTTCAGAAGCCTGGGAGAAAAACAAACACGATTCAGATGAAAAAAAATAA
- a CDS encoding protein-L-isoaspartate(D-aspartate) O-methyltransferase, whose amino-acid sequence MRDSFVHKGKRKNLVEYLRYRIGISDENVLSAMNEVPRHLFIESIFEDFAYEDRAFPILAHQTISHPSTVAEQSELLKVKAGEKVLEIGTGCGYQTAVLMAMKAHVYTVERQKDLFDFSKNKLRELHMFPKFQSFGDGFAGLPTFAPFDKIIVTCGASTLPTELLKQLKVGGIMVIPLGPTDEQVLYRFTKVGPTEFEKEEFGAYKFVPMLGSTNQ is encoded by the coding sequence ATGCGTGATTCGTTTGTACATAAAGGAAAAAGAAAAAATTTAGTGGAGTATCTCCGATACAGGATCGGGATTTCGGATGAAAATGTACTTTCGGCCATGAATGAAGTTCCGAGACACCTTTTCATCGAAAGTATCTTTGAAGACTTTGCCTATGAGGACAGAGCTTTCCCCATTCTGGCCCATCAGACCATTTCACACCCGTCTACAGTGGCAGAGCAGTCAGAATTGCTAAAAGTAAAAGCAGGTGAAAAAGTATTGGAGATCGGAACGGGCTGTGGGTATCAGACGGCTGTTCTGATGGCCATGAAAGCACATGTATACACCGTGGAAAGACAGAAAGACCTGTTTGATTTCTCAAAAAATAAACTGAGAGAGCTTCATATGTTCCCGAAATTTCAAAGCTTTGGAGATGGCTTTGCCGGGCTTCCCACTTTTGCTCCTTTCGATAAGATTATCGTTACCTGTGGTGCTTCAACATTACCGACTGAATTATTAAAACAATTGAAAGTAGGCGGTATTATGGTCATTCCGTTAGGTCCCACCGATGAGCAGGTTTTATACAGATTCACCAAAGTAGGTCCTACAGAATTTGAAAAAGAAGAATTCGGGGCTTATAAATTTGTTCCGATGTTAGGAAGTACGAATCAATAG
- a CDS encoding Gfo/Idh/MocA family protein: MLKAGLVGAGHLGKIHLKLLNQSDRYEFVGFHDKDVENGKKLEAEFGYKYFENFDELLEQIDMLDIVTPTIYHYDYALKAIEKGLHFFIEKPVTQTLEQAEEILRLCQEKGIKAQVGHVERYNPAFIATKEYISNPMFIEIHRLAEFNPRGTDVSVVLDLMIHDLDILLSIAKSKVKNIHASGVCVVSKTPDIANARIEFENGCVANLTTSRISMKAMRKSRFFQKDAYISVDFLEKKAEVIRMKDAPENPTPFDMIIENAEGEKNQILFEYPNIQPNNAILDELNSFADAITNGKNVEVSLEDGTEALKVALEIMKLIS; this comes from the coding sequence ATGTTAAAAGCAGGTTTGGTAGGTGCCGGACACTTGGGAAAAATACACTTAAAACTTCTTAATCAGTCAGATCGGTATGAGTTTGTAGGTTTCCACGATAAAGATGTTGAAAACGGAAAGAAATTAGAAGCCGAATTCGGGTATAAATATTTTGAAAATTTTGATGAATTGCTGGAGCAGATCGATATGCTGGACATCGTAACCCCAACGATTTATCATTATGATTATGCTTTAAAAGCCATAGAAAAGGGCCTGCATTTCTTTATTGAAAAACCGGTAACCCAGACGCTTGAACAGGCGGAAGAAATTCTTCGTTTGTGCCAGGAAAAGGGAATCAAAGCACAGGTAGGACATGTAGAAAGATACAATCCTGCTTTTATTGCGACTAAGGAATACATCAGCAATCCCATGTTCATTGAAATCCACAGGCTTGCAGAATTTAATCCTCGCGGAACGGACGTTTCTGTAGTGCTGGACCTGATGATCCACGATCTTGATATTTTATTAAGTATTGCTAAATCTAAAGTAAAGAACATCCATGCAAGCGGCGTCTGCGTAGTAAGCAAGACTCCGGATATTGCCAATGCAAGGATAGAATTTGAAAACGGATGTGTTGCCAACCTTACCACTTCCAGAATCTCTATGAAGGCGATGAGAAAAAGCAGGTTCTTCCAGAAAGATGCTTATATTTCGGTTGATTTCCTTGAGAAAAAAGCAGAAGTGATCAGAATGAAAGACGCTCCTGAAAACCCTACTCCATTTGATATGATCATAGAAAATGCGGAAGGTGAAAAGAATCAGATCCTCTTTGAATATCCGAATATTCAGCCTAACAATGCTATTCTTGACGAATTAAATTCGTTTGCTGATGCCATCACAAACGGTAAAAATGTGGAAGTTTCCCTTGAAGACGGAACTGAAGCCCTGAAGGTAGCCTTGGAAATCATGAAGCTTATCAGTTAA